The Sulfitobacter sp. SK011 genome has a window encoding:
- a CDS encoding DUF6476 family protein: protein MDDPTDMKEPANLRFLRRMVTVLTAVMICGVLVVTALLVTRLSGKGPDLPQTVNLPDGTTASAFTQGDTWYAIVTTDNQILIYDRLSGKLRQTLTLD, encoded by the coding sequence ATGGATGACCCAACAGATATGAAAGAGCCCGCAAACCTGCGGTTTTTGCGGCGGATGGTGACGGTACTGACCGCCGTGATGATTTGCGGCGTTCTAGTGGTTACCGCCCTGCTTGTCACGCGCCTGTCTGGTAAAGGGCCTGATTTACCTCAAACGGTCAACCTGCCAGACGGAACGACAGCCTCCGCATTCACCCAAGGCGACACCTGGTACGCCATCGTCACCACCGACAATCAAATCCTGATCTATGACCGCCTCAGTGGCAAACTTCGCCAGACCCTGACACTCGACTGA
- a CDS encoding MmcB family DNA repair protein — protein sequence MFVNLGMSHTDGQTLQANMLPGQLLARGVARHLSSYGFVSVEELVPTRGLRVDVMALGPKGEIWVVECKSSRADFTSDSKWQGYLEWADRFFWAVDESFPTDMLPEETGLIIGDAYGAEIIRMGPETKLAPARRKVMVQKFAFHAARRLHLLRDPGVLPDCG from the coding sequence ATGTTCGTAAATTTAGGCATGTCACACACCGATGGTCAGACCCTGCAGGCGAACATGCTACCCGGACAGCTTTTGGCGCGCGGGGTTGCGCGGCATTTGTCGAGCTATGGGTTTGTGAGTGTCGAAGAACTGGTGCCAACACGCGGGCTGCGGGTCGATGTGATGGCGCTGGGCCCAAAAGGCGAGATCTGGGTGGTGGAATGCAAGTCCTCGCGCGCTGACTTTACCTCAGACAGCAAATGGCAGGGCTATCTGGAATGGGCGGACCGGTTCTTCTGGGCGGTGGATGAGAGTTTTCCAACCGACATGCTGCCCGAAGAGACCGGACTGATCATCGGCGATGCTTATGGCGCTGAAATAATCCGCATGGGGCCGGAGACCAAGCTTGCCCCGGCGCGCCGCAAAGTCATGGTGCAGAAATTTGCATTTCACGCAGCCCGGCGATTGCATCTGCTGCGCGATCCGGGCGTTTTGCCTGACTGCGGTTAG
- a CDS encoding GNAT family N-acetyltransferase — protein MDPIEIRRFDAADRDWLIEQHEVHYAAAEGFDATFGVLVTQIVDAFLADHDASCEAGWIAWQSGQRLGSIFCVRLDEATAKLRLFLLTPEARGQGLGKRMLATCMGFARDYGYSNMQLWTHESHRAAGALYAKTGWTLVGEKPVVSFGQQNVEQTWTITL, from the coding sequence ATGGACCCGATTGAGATACGCAGATTCGACGCCGCAGACCGGGATTGGCTGATTGAGCAGCATGAGGTGCATTATGCCGCTGCCGAGGGGTTTGATGCGACATTCGGGGTTCTTGTTACCCAGATCGTCGATGCCTTTCTGGCGGATCACGATGCGTCCTGCGAGGCCGGGTGGATCGCTTGGCAGTCGGGGCAGCGGTTGGGCAGTATTTTCTGTGTCAGATTGGATGAAGCGACCGCCAAACTGCGCCTGTTCCTGTTAACGCCTGAGGCGCGCGGGCAGGGTCTTGGCAAACGCATGCTGGCAACCTGCATGGGGTTTGCACGCGACTATGGATACAGCAACATGCAACTCTGGACCCACGAATCCCACCGTGCTGCGGGCGCGCTTTATGCCAAAACGGGATGGACGCTGGTGGGGGAAAAGCCGGTTGTGTCCTTTGGCCAGCAAAATGTCGAACAAACCTGGACAATCACGCTGTGA
- a CDS encoding helix-turn-helix transcriptional regulator encodes MPAPDQLTFRALADPTRRDILKMLATQDMTIADVSGHFDMTRAAVKKHLTVLSDGGLITVRPRGRERINSINTQGFAPVLNWFEYFDSFWDDRLIALKSAIEKDKK; translated from the coding sequence ATGCCTGCACCCGATCAACTCACGTTTCGCGCCCTTGCCGATCCGACGCGGCGTGACATTCTCAAAATGCTTGCCACGCAAGACATGACCATCGCCGATGTGTCGGGCCATTTCGACATGACCCGCGCGGCGGTGAAAAAGCACCTCACCGTGCTGAGTGACGGTGGTTTGATCACCGTCAGACCGCGTGGCCGCGAACGGATCAACAGCATCAACACCCAAGGGTTTGCGCCTGTCCTGAACTGGTTCGAATACTTCGACAGTTTCTGGGATGATCGCCTGATCGCCCTCAAATCAGCCATTGAAAAGGATAAGAAATGA
- a CDS encoding DUF6324 family protein codes for MGINTERDIEANLQIGPTDAGMVRLFIEGNGVEIPMDFTPEEALEIAEEIMAAAHRVGGSKGKR; via the coding sequence ATGGGCATCAACACCGAACGCGACATCGAAGCAAACCTGCAAATCGGCCCTACCGATGCGGGCATGGTCCGCCTTTTCATCGAAGGGAATGGCGTGGAAATTCCAATGGACTTCACGCCTGAAGAGGCGCTTGAGATCGCAGAAGAAATCATGGCAGCGGCGCACCGCGTTGGTGGCTCTAAGGGCAAGCGCTGA